The following coding sequences lie in one Lolium perenne isolate Kyuss_39 chromosome 2, Kyuss_2.0, whole genome shotgun sequence genomic window:
- the LOC127330711 gene encoding protein SPIRAL1-like 4, translating into MSRAGSSGGGRSSLGYLFEPEEMFPIHRIKLSSQQATEKPSEDSIVLQDDKVTTGDEAELEPPYNAPPKREEDSNPIVSHRPASIIYHTNHSGSNSGLLITDRPSTRVRCAPGGASSLGFLFSSETNATDDK; encoded by the exons ATGAGTAGAGCAGGGAGCAGCGGGGGTGGCCGGAGCTCCCTGGGCTACCTGTTTGAGCCGGAGGAGATGTTCCCAATCCACAGGATCAAATTATCCAGCCAACAAGCCACTGAGAAGCCCTCGGAAGACAGTATCGTCCTGCAGGACGACAAGGTGACTACCGGCGATGAAGCGGAACTAGAGCCGCCGTATAATGCTCCTCCGAAGAGAGAAGAAGACTCGAACCCGATAGTATCCCACAGGCCCGCGTCGATCATCTACCACACCAACCATTCAGGCAGCAACTCCGGGCTTCTGATCACT GACCGGCCGTCGACGAGGGTGCGGTGTGCACCTGGAGGGGCGTCGTCACTTGGATTTCTCTTCTCTTCGGAGACGAACGCAACTGACGACAAATAA